The sequence below is a genomic window from Pygocentrus nattereri isolate fPygNat1 chromosome 16, fPygNat1.pri, whole genome shotgun sequence.
AGGAGATCACCACACCTGGACAAAACACGTGACCCCCAACACTCGTGTATAGGTTACAATATGCGGATCCCTCTGCACGTGGTGGttgttttgtttacagctgctgactgTGCGCCTCTCTACACGTCGCTGGGCGTTCTGGGCCTTGAGGTGAAGCTGTAAGGCAGGCAGCCGCAGCAGGCGAGCCTCAGCGACCTCTGAATCTCCGGGTTGCGGAAGGCGTAGATGATGGGGTTGATGATGGAGCTGCAGATAGCGGGCAGGGCGGTGGCGTACGTGTAGACGGCCGGGTAGCGCGTGTCGGCCACCAGTGAGTACATGGCGAAGGGCACCCAGCAGAGGGCGAACGTGCCCAGGATGGCCGAGAGCGTGCTCACGCCCTTGGTGGTGGACGAGGCGTGCGAGGCGCTCATGAAGTGGCGCTGCACGGCGATTTGCTGCGCGTGGCGGAAGGCGATCTTGCAGATCTGCAGGTAGAGCTGTAGGATGAGCGCGAAGACGAGCAGGAAGGAGACGGCGAGCGCCGCCGCGTTGCTCTTGTTCACCGGGCGGCACACGCTGCACGTGGCCTCGTCCTCCAGGCAGTTCCAGCCGAGCGCGGGTAGCGCGCCGAGCAGCGCGCTCGTGAGCCACGCCAGCGCCAGCACGGCGTACGTGAAGGTGGCGGCGCGCTCCGTGTGGTACGTCAGCGCGCCGTACAGCGACAGGTAGCGGTCCACGGTGATGGCGAGAACGTTGAGCACGGACGCCGAGAAGGCGGCGATGAGCAGACCCGCCGACAGCAGCGAGGCCACGCCCGGCTCGGCCACCGCGTACACCACGGCGAAGTTCAGCACGAGCCCCAGGCCCGCGAGCAGGTCGGCGAGCGCCAGGCTCGCAATCAGCACGAAGGCGGGGGCGCGCGGCGCCGGCGCGTGCGCCACCAGCGCGATCACCAGCGCGTTCTCGCACGACACCAGCGTGCCCGCCACGCACAGCGCCACGTCCCACGGGTTCACGGACACGGGCACGTCCGCGGCGCCAGCGACGGAGGGTGGCGGCGAGGAGGCGTTCCTGCCCTCGGGTGCGTCCGGGACgggggtggaggaggaggaggcgttGGGGTTACTCATGGCTGCGGCGGCGGCATCGGGACGAGGAGGAGGATGAATCACtgccaggagagagagaggggggggggtgttggggcagagagagagagagagacagagtgagtgaaagaaagacagatagacaggggcagagagagagagagacggagagagagagagtgaaagaaagacagatagacaggggtagagagagagagagatggagagagacatggGGGccgatagagagaaagagacagaggggcGGGGAGGGGGGAAGGGGAGTCATGAAAGAGATAAGAGTAGAAAGAAAGCAGCTACCTTATGCGAAGTCTTGTCTAATCGTCACTGATCAGGTGAAATAAGTGAAGTAACGGTTTACTGTGGTGATCCGAAAGGCTCGTCCATTAAGGACAGAGCGCCGGTGAATGGGGGGTAAATTTGCTATTTTTAGACCCTATTCCATTTTTATCTACAGCCTCGCTGAGGAGAAAACCCGGGCTGCCCGCTCAGAGACGGTCTACACTAAAGCCCTTCTTACACTTCGGAATGACGACCACCGGAGACTTACAGCGCGTGTTAATGACCCTCCGGAGAGGATCAGACGGCCGAACTGAAGGCACGTTGCAGACAAAGATTGACACCAACCGGAGAGTCCGAGCGggtctccatctccctctccgtctctcctctcctctcaggTGAAGGGAAGACGGGTTCGAGGTGGAGCGCGTGGCGCGGTCAGTGTCCGAGACCAGCTCGCGCTGCTCCGCTCTGATTCTTTCTTCTTCCGCGGTATCGATTCGTCTTACTTGGTTTTTCTTAGCCGGGGGCTGGTGGGGGGCTGGTGGGGGAGAGATCTTCAGCTTTGGGTTGTCATTCCTCTAATAACGTTGGCGGTTGGCAGACAGCGGCGCCCGGTCGATTCGTCGTGATTGGACCGAGGAAAATGACTCTCACTGCTGACGTCAAGACCCCCCCCGTTCATTTCTTCATTCTTGGttaaggctgtgtgtgtgtgtgtgtgtgtgtgtgtgtgtgtgtgtgtgtgtgtgtgtgtgtgtgtgtgagagagagagagattcagagcctTTGCTCGCTGCCACGTCTGGAGACACGCTGTCAGCAAGAAAATggtttaaataaaggtttaaTTAGTAACCGCCCTCTTTGTTATATATCCCAAATAAATCTGTATAACTTAAATCCTAcaatatgaccattttccagctttTTATCCTTTAGAGCTGAACAGGCtgttactgcgcctttaagactgatatatgtagatgagctgtgttctgattggctgctctgtccTGTGCCTCATTCTAAAGGCAGTCAGGGTtcaaacattccttataacttcagtgtgaatgggtggagctgaacagCTGCAGGATGAATGGATTTAGTAGTGATGAATTTAGTGGATTTAGTACTGATGAAAGTATGACTGGTTTCCATGTAttgcatatacatacatacatacatacatatatacacacatatatatatatatatatatatatatatatatatatatatatatatatatatatatatggacaccCCATTAAATATTCAGTTCTTTATTAAGAAATGTTCACGATGTCTAAATCTTGTTTTTATCAATGTATAATCGATGTCtaatcttgtttttatttatctctggaaaagaaagtgatttaattgtaggtaaacaacaaaaattcactcgttaaataaaaatattaacaaaaatgctATTGTAACTGAGGAAAAACACCCTACCCCCTAATAGCTATGTTATCACCTTTGGCTGAAATATCTTCAGTGAGACGCTTCTTGTAGCCATCTACCAGTCTCTGACATCGGTCTGAGGGAAGTGTGCCCCACTCCTCAACACAGAGTTCTTTTGGCTGTGAGATGTTTGAGGGGTTTCTTGTACAGCCTGTTTCAAGTCAccccacagcatctcaatgggattaaGATATGGGCTTTGACTCTGCCATTCCAGGACTCTCAGTTTCTTAGTTATCACCAGTCCTTGGTGGGTTTTCTgatatgttttggatcattgccATGTTGCAGGGTCCTCTTCtgcttcagctttaatttgtttACAGATGGTCTCACATGTTCCTCAAGCACCCTCTGATACATGTTAGAATTCATGATGGATTCTATGATGGTGATCTAGCCAGGTCCTGCTGCAGCAAAGCATCCCCAAACCATGACACTTCCTCCTCCATGTttcacagttggtatgaggTTCTTTTCCTGGAATTCTGTATTTGGTTTACGCCAAACATGCCTTCTGTTATGGTGTCCACATAATTTTTTAGGTGTCCACATAAAGTTTTAGactcatctgtccaaagaacatgcagtcaggccgattggacatgttaaattgcccctgggtgtgagtgtgggagTGACTGtctgcatctgtctgtctgccctgcgatggactggcgacctgtccagggtgtgttctgccttccgcccaatgaccgctgggataggctccagcaccccgcccccctcccccccgcgaccctgagggagaagcggcttagaaaatggatggatggatggatgtccaAAGAACAGAATTCCAGAAGTCCTGGTCTTTGTCTATGttctctctggcaaacttcagtctGGCCTTCATATTTCTCTTAGAGAGCACACCTCCTTCTCCTTGCACACCTCCCACAAAAGTTAAACTTGTACAGTCTCTTTCGGATTGTAGAGGGATGCACTTTCACATCAACAGTAGCAAGAGCCTGCTGTAGGTCCCGTGATGACATTTTAGGATTTTTTGAGACTTCTTTTAGCATCTTGCAGTCTGCTCTCAGGGAGAACTTGCTTGGACAGCCAGACCTGGGCATGTTGGCAGTTATTTTGAATGTCCTCAACTTGTAGCCTATTTTCCGGACAGTGGAATGGCTGTTTTGATATTCTTTTGAGATCTTTTTAAAAGCCTTACTAGACTCATAAGCTGCTATAGTCttcaacagaaaatgcagagtTACCATGTGTTATCATGTGCACCTGATGTGATACAACTGTGTgtgattttagtcattttaagtGGGAATAAATGTGGGTGTCCTAATTTATTCCTCACcagaaattgtattttttttttaattacaccacagaaagtacactatattgccaaaagtattcactcgtctgcctccacacacatcccattcttaatctacagggtttaatataatgtcggcccaccctttccagctatttgtgaggtcagactctgatgttggacgagaaggcctggctcacagtctttgctctaattcatcccaaaggtgatctgtcaggttgaggtcaggactctgtgcaggccagtcaagttcttccacaccaaactcactcatccatgtctttatggaccttgctttgtgcactggtgcgcagtcatgttggaacaggatgGCTGTTCCCACAAcgttgagagcatgaaattgtccaaaatctcttgaagCATCtcttgaagcattaagagttcctttcactggaactaaggggccgagcccaactcctgaaaaacaaccccacaccataatcccccctccaccaaactttaccctTCGCCCAATGCAgttagacaagtaccgttctcctggcaactgccaaacacagagtcatccatcagattgccagacagagaattgattcgtcactccagagaacacgtctccactgctctagtccAGTGgcgacgctttacaccactgtattccacactttgcattgtacttggtgatgtaaggcttggatgcagctgctcagccatgaaaacccattccatgaagctccctacacactgttcttcagCTAATCCGAGGGGCCACATgaggtttggaggtctgtagtgattgactctgcagaaagttggtgatctctgtgcactatgcacctcagaccccgctctgtcattttacttggcctaccacttcacggctgagttgctgtcattcccaatcgcttccactttgttgtaataccactgacatttgactgtggaatatttagtagcgaggaaattttacgactggacttgttgcacaggtggtgtgtTCATgtattcaaatggttctttttgtACAGTTGTGTTCTGTACAAAACCATTGCTTttattaaagggtccatatcattcAAATCGGaattgtcttttctttcttgaaCTGTTAGCATGTTatcattgttaaagtttcatcAAAATATAGCGTTCACTCCCCACTCCATACAGtgcatatatgaaaactaagcttgAATTTGtttgtattcattgtttttgtggcatcacaaaaacCTGCATATTTACACATATCCACCTGTTTATAcctgcccactcacactgatgttataaggagtgttgcaGCCTGGACCTCTTTTTGAATAGGGCTGATATGGGGTAGCCCATcataacagagctcatttgcatatactGGCCTTAACAATGAATTAAGGCTGTTTTTGagacataaaaatacatatatttaggATATGCGCTGTCCTCTTTTATGAGGATATGGTTGACCTGGATGATACTTTTGTTGGTCAGATTTAAAATGATGCACACAGAATACATCATCATACAGCATACAGAAACATGTGCAGTAACCATAAAGCTGAAATAGCTTGAATGAATCCAGTATTTTTCCAGAAGAAGAACCGTCCTGTAGATATTGGCTTCAGCCATGGGTGGGATCTGTAAGTGATTACAAACTTCTGATGTCAGTTAACAAACAATAGATGTGGTCTAAATATACTGGACAtgcttaaaaaggttctttagtcaaggcagtggttctatatgcAAAATATACAAACTGGCATATAGACCTATTTGCATGCTTAGACAGTTCATTGCATGCTGGAATGGTTCTCCAGAttaatgaagaatgtgttgtacatggttctacagcaccaaaaagattcttctgcactcttaaaaagatggctctttagtaaagaaaattgttatatatagaaccataaccATCAGAGAACCCTTAGcatgattacagggttctttgcatcctgaaagggttcttcaaattgactaagaatgtgcttgtgtgtggttctatatagaacctttttaaaagtatgtatatagaaccaaaaagggttctgattGTTACCATGTaacaagcttgtaacaacagcagaccCCTTTCTGGTGCAATATATAACCTTTTACAAAAAcatatacaacatgttctccGTCAACTTGGAGGACCATTTCACGAagcaaaaaaacatgcaaatggttctatatagaactccgggttctaaatagaattaatgcatttactaaagaacccttgaagaaccatctttttcaagtgtGAAGTGCTTGGACAGCAGGTGGCGCGGTGCTGTCCATGGTCCTGGTAGC
It includes:
- the LOC108429430 gene encoding G-protein coupled receptor 12, giving the protein MSNPNASSSSTPVPDAPEGRNASSPPPSVAGAADVPVSVNPWDVALCVAGTLVSCENALVIALVAHAPAPRAPAFVLIASLALADLLAGLGLVLNFAVVYAVAEPGVASLLSAGLLIAAFSASVLNVLAITVDRYLSLYGALTYHTERAATFTYAVLALAWLTSALLGALPALGWNCLEDEATCSVCRPVNKSNAAALAVSFLLVFALILQLYLQICKIAFRHAQQIAVQRHFMSASHASSTTKGVSTLSAILGTFALCWVPFAMYSLVADTRYPAVYTYATALPAICSSIINPIIYAFRNPEIQRSLRLACCGCLPYSFTSRPRTPSDV